A window of the Butyricimonas faecalis genome harbors these coding sequences:
- a CDS encoding leucine-rich repeat domain-containing protein, which translates to MMAFVVVTTASCVSEMDETEIEASQHRIQLVVDGFPAFGESTTRAIGTPDVGKTSWTEGDELLLAVNSAYHGDKYAVFTYNGETWTLTSGELYFREGNIVRVTHVYYAPNYEWSSGELELKEGKVAGTDECIEGTGTTTDGETVTVSFSSATRKYSRLRIATAPNTDVLVIAKDFIPANGNSAVNNTYTFTSDADGNVFLYGNFTMDSSIEVKYGENSLVDYTFTESTKDGISYALDATFTSAVDLKPNDIMEMVKKEMQEGRTDFKIILAPNAGEEELKAITSILQDASVNLTITGITSIPEKGFSQMENLQSIRLPDVTELGAYAFEECSNIKTIEAPKLEKINNGCFRNCDYLQKLVFGTITRVDDTDGLLIPNNSRNTIDLVLSEQQKLLTNDGHGIWTPATSDERYSGSSESNKNQFFGYIFKSIRFK; encoded by the coding sequence ATGATGGCATTTGTTGTCGTAACAACGGCATCATGTGTCAGTGAAATGGACGAGACGGAAATAGAGGCAAGCCAACATCGCATTCAGCTTGTCGTGGATGGTTTCCCTGCATTTGGGGAATCAACTACTCGCGCTATAGGTACACCTGACGTCGGAAAAACATCGTGGACAGAAGGGGATGAACTACTTTTGGCGGTAAACTCTGCATATCACGGGGATAAGTATGCTGTCTTTACATATAACGGCGAGACTTGGACGTTGACAAGTGGTGAATTGTATTTTAGGGAAGGTAATATTGTCAGGGTAACACACGTGTACTATGCTCCCAATTATGAATGGAGTTCCGGTGAACTTGAGTTGAAAGAAGGTAAAGTGGCTGGTACGGACGAATGCATCGAAGGCACGGGCACGACCACGGATGGGGAGACTGTAACCGTTTCTTTCTCAAGTGCCACACGCAAGTATTCACGCTTACGCATCGCGACGGCACCCAATACAGATGTTCTTGTTATAGCCAAAGACTTTATTCCGGCTAACGGTAATAGTGCGGTAAATAACACTTATACTTTCACTTCGGATGCTGATGGTAATGTCTTTTTGTATGGCAATTTTACAATGGATTCATCTATAGAGGTTAAATATGGAGAAAACTCTTTAGTTGACTATACTTTTACAGAGTCAACAAAAGATGGCATAAGTTATGCATTGGATGCGACGTTTACTTCTGCAGTCGACCTGAAACCCAACGACATCATGGAGATGGTCAAAAAAGAAATGCAAGAAGGCAGAACAGATTTCAAAATTATTCTCGCACCTAATGCCGGAGAAGAAGAACTCAAGGCTATAACTAGCATTCTGCAAGATGCTTCTGTAAATCTCACCATTACGGGAATCACGTCTATTCCTGAAAAGGGATTCTCACAGATGGAAAACTTGCAATCCATCCGTTTGCCAGATGTTACGGAGCTTGGGGCTTATGCCTTTGAGGAATGTTCAAATATAAAAACAATAGAGGCTCCTAAACTTGAAAAAATCAATAATGGGTGTTTTAGGAACTGCGACTATCTTCAAAAGCTTGTATTTGGCACGATTACAAGAGTCGATGATACAGACGGATTGTTAATACCCAATAATTCTAGGAATACAATAGATTTAGTCTTATCAGAACAACAGAAGTTGCTCACAAACGATGGTCATGGAATATGGACGCCCGCGACATCTGATGAAAGATATTCTGGATCATCCGAATCTAACAAGAACCAATTTTTTGGGTATATATTTAAATCCATCAGATTTAAGTGA
- a CDS encoding IMP dehydrogenase: MAIYLDDVSRTFGEYLLIPGLTTKQCIPNNVSLKTPLVKYKKGEKSAIELNIPFVSAIMQSVSDSGLAIALARNGGLSFIFGSQPIESQAEMVRKVKKFKAGFVTSDSNITPEATLADVLALVKRTGHTTMGVTHDGTPNGKLLGMVTSRDYRGEKDPKDRKVKEFMTPFSKLTVGEIGMTLSEANQIIWDHKLNTLPIIDKDQNLAYFVFRKDYDSHKDNPNELLNTTDKKLLVGAGINSRDYKERVPALVEAGVDVLCIDSSDGFSEWQKETLQWIKQEYNGKVLVGAGNVVDQDGFRYLVEAGADFVKVGIGGGSICITREQKGIGRGQATAVIDVAKARDKYFEETGIYVPICSDGGLVHDYHMVLALAMGADFLMMGRYFARFDESPTKKLMVGNSYVKEYWGEGSNRAHNWQRYDMGGSESLKFEEGVDSYVPYAGKLKDNLDVTIGKIRSTMCSCGATTITELQQNAKITLVSSTSIVEGGAHDVILKERNR; the protein is encoded by the coding sequence ATGGCAATCTATTTGGACGATGTATCAAGAACTTTCGGAGAATATTTGCTTATTCCCGGTCTAACCACGAAACAATGTATTCCAAACAACGTTTCATTGAAAACCCCCTTGGTGAAGTATAAAAAAGGCGAGAAATCAGCCATTGAACTGAATATTCCGTTTGTTTCAGCGATCATGCAGTCGGTTTCCGACTCGGGCTTGGCCATCGCGCTTGCTCGCAACGGAGGATTGTCATTTATCTTCGGTTCGCAACCTATCGAATCACAAGCAGAAATGGTTCGCAAGGTAAAGAAATTCAAAGCCGGATTCGTTACCAGCGATTCAAACATCACCCCGGAAGCCACGCTGGCAGATGTACTGGCGTTAGTGAAACGCACGGGACATACCACCATGGGAGTTACTCATGACGGAACCCCGAACGGCAAACTGCTGGGAATGGTTACCAGCCGGGATTACCGGGGAGAAAAAGACCCGAAAGACAGAAAGGTGAAAGAATTCATGACGCCTTTCTCCAAATTAACGGTTGGTGAAATCGGGATGACCCTCAGCGAGGCAAACCAGATTATCTGGGATCACAAATTGAACACTTTACCGATTATCGATAAAGATCAAAACCTTGCTTATTTCGTGTTCCGCAAGGACTACGATAGCCACAAGGATAACCCGAATGAATTGTTAAACACCACGGACAAGAAATTACTGGTAGGCGCCGGAATCAACTCTCGCGACTATAAAGAACGCGTACCCGCGTTGGTTGAAGCCGGAGTGGACGTTTTATGTATCGACTCATCCGACGGTTTCTCGGAATGGCAAAAAGAGACGCTGCAATGGATCAAACAAGAGTATAACGGCAAAGTACTCGTTGGTGCCGGGAACGTGGTAGACCAAGACGGATTCCGCTACCTGGTAGAGGCCGGAGCCGATTTTGTCAAAGTGGGTATCGGTGGAGGTTCCATCTGTATCACCCGCGAACAGAAGGGTATCGGACGCGGACAGGCCACTGCCGTGATCGACGTGGCAAAAGCCCGCGACAAATACTTCGAAGAAACCGGAATATACGTGCCGATTTGTAGTGACGGTGGCCTTGTACACGATTATCACATGGTACTGGCTCTTGCCATGGGTGCCGACTTCCTCATGATGGGACGTTATTTTGCCCGCTTCGACGAATCGCCTACCAAGAAATTAATGGTTGGTAATTCTTACGTGAAAGAGTACTGGGGAGAAGGTTCTAACCGTGCCCACAACTGGCAACGCTATGATATGGGCGGTAGCGAATCGCTCAAATTCGAGGAAGGTGTAGACAGTTATGTACCCTATGCCGGAAAATTAAAAGACAATTTGGATGTAACCATTGGTAAAATCCGTTCCACGATGTGTAGCTGTGGTGCTACCACCATCACGGAATTACAACAGAATGCCAAGATTACCTTGGTGTCATCCACCAGTATCGTGGAAGGCGGTGCCCACGATGTGATATTGAAAGAACGCAACAGATAA
- a CDS encoding glycosyltransferase has product MEKICIIIPCYNEAQRLELEVFREFVGKEERFDFCFVNDGSQDNTSEVLRRAVALEPNRFLLVDNADNRGKAEAVRSGILYVNSLNRYHIVGYLDADLATPLEDLYLLAEVMDRQPEVCMTMGARLKRLGANVQRKAYRHYLGRGFATLVSMLYQLPVYDSQCGAKLLKSELIPVGFSEKFRSGWLFDVELILRIREKHADYNRIIHEVPLNTWVEKGDSRIKFKHLLKMPRELFNIYCRYMGRE; this is encoded by the coding sequence ATGGAAAAGATATGTATCATTATCCCGTGTTATAACGAGGCACAACGTTTGGAGTTGGAGGTCTTCCGGGAATTCGTGGGCAAGGAGGAACGTTTTGATTTTTGTTTCGTGAACGATGGTAGTCAGGATAATACCTCCGAAGTTTTACGGCGGGCCGTGGCATTGGAACCGAATCGTTTTTTGTTGGTAGACAATGCCGACAACCGGGGAAAGGCCGAGGCCGTCAGGAGCGGGATATTGTATGTCAATTCTTTAAATCGTTACCATATCGTGGGATACTTGGATGCCGATTTGGCCACCCCATTGGAGGACTTGTATCTGCTGGCAGAAGTGATGGATAGGCAACCGGAAGTGTGTATGACGATGGGTGCTCGTTTGAAACGCCTGGGGGCTAATGTACAGAGGAAAGCGTATCGTCATTACCTGGGACGAGGTTTTGCCACGTTGGTTTCCATGTTATATCAACTTCCGGTATATGATTCCCAATGCGGGGCCAAACTGTTGAAAAGCGAATTGATACCCGTCGGGTTTAGCGAGAAATTCCGTTCCGGTTGGCTTTTCGACGTGGAGCTGATCTTGAGAATCCGGGAGAAACACGCTGATTATAACCGGATTATTCATGAAGTGCCGTTGAATACTTGGGTGGAAAAAGGGGATAGTCGTATCAAGTTCAAGCATTTGCTGAAAATGCCTAGGGAATTGTTTAATATTTATTGTCGTTACATGGGGCGGGAGTAA
- a CDS encoding tetratricopeptide repeat protein — MEEVVNKSIQVIGFTKSVDFQLPSLNSNKEIILLQAGCQHEEFLNVLQEVQAEDIMLVDLDRVALPVLDTLEQVYEKTAREDYLYYVSNRKRKLWLGFVDVALWRGDRVITDSPVLIGNKSLFMRAYAGNDLDGNLLRAVSYSLQKAFVKFEALEAAITWKEAENVSDPALNYFWKIPFRFLTTGRFFSTLFDVSGRSRRDMTYRMLMLLFGLFIFFYMPYISKDYGISGDEFVDHRHSGYVLDFFTKGDKAALNQPKTALHLYGNSMQVVAAVVANIIGADDVYAVRHVVCALVGVLGVITIGLFGLRFGGGLCGLISMLLLFFSPRFFGHSMNNLKDIPFAVGYLVAIFYFVRMFDRYPVVKLRHMIGAMLGIALALGTRSGGLLLFPYLLMYGGLFYILRVGFKEFYKFMKYRKEVENILFLIVLVLFVGYFLSIITWPFALARPFANVVVSLKEFTNYNIGLRTIFEGKQMMSNMLPVHYAPKYLLIGSPLVVVIGFIGYLFFMIFRKREFSLPSFFILFALVFPVFWVIYQKSNLYGGIRHLLFVMPFMVLLAARFWTLMLSVSPKYLKGITVVVFVGLLFLPARHMAVNHPNDYVYFNELVGGVRGAYGDYETDYYYNSLKKGVDWFKKNVDYKGRPLRIVTNHSANLQHYFRKDTNITIVYSRYYDKFSKEWDYMIFDNVYINSFQLKNGLFPVKEGFLYSVDVDGLPMCVVGERRSLEDYEAIKLEEEKKYPEAIAKLENYLKDYPWNEEMWMRLSRMYYTIGKPEEALRCTGESLKWQPQLMDALNIRVLSALDLKKFTTAHQAVDAMLAQNDVASSSYYLKGLIYYTEGKDKEALDYVNKALRYNGGNAQALALGGDILRRNGSYSQAIGPYEKIVRAKRADERVLLSLAECYCRVNNYKLLEQVTSLLREQGHDKAALQKIELRALIQQKRMEEAEQLLKQMSGVKEDSEFLVLRALCELAAGRRAAATEMTQKALELDPKNREAVELRHVLSKEMEIRK; from the coding sequence GTGGAAGAAGTCGTAAATAAGTCAATCCAGGTAATTGGTTTCACGAAAAGTGTTGATTTCCAATTACCCTCGTTGAATTCCAATAAAGAAATCATCCTGTTACAGGCTGGTTGTCAGCATGAAGAGTTTCTAAATGTGCTACAAGAGGTTCAAGCCGAGGATATTATGCTTGTTGATCTGGATCGGGTGGCACTGCCCGTGTTGGACACGCTCGAGCAAGTTTATGAAAAGACGGCACGCGAGGATTATCTTTATTACGTGAGCAACCGGAAGCGTAAATTGTGGCTTGGTTTTGTGGATGTTGCCTTGTGGCGGGGGGATCGTGTCATTACGGATTCTCCCGTGTTGATCGGTAACAAGTCTTTGTTCATGAGGGCTTACGCGGGGAATGACTTGGACGGGAATTTGTTGCGGGCCGTGAGTTATAGCTTGCAGAAAGCGTTCGTGAAATTCGAAGCTTTGGAGGCAGCAATTACTTGGAAGGAGGCGGAGAATGTTTCGGATCCTGCCCTGAATTATTTTTGGAAAATACCTTTCCGCTTCTTGACGACAGGCCGTTTCTTTTCCACGTTGTTTGATGTTTCCGGTCGATCTCGTCGGGACATGACGTACCGGATGTTGATGTTGTTATTCGGTTTGTTCATCTTTTTCTATATGCCTTATATCAGTAAGGATTACGGGATTAGCGGGGACGAGTTTGTCGACCACCGGCATTCCGGTTACGTGCTTGATTTCTTCACGAAAGGAGATAAGGCCGCGTTGAATCAGCCCAAAACAGCTTTACACCTTTACGGTAATTCGATGCAGGTTGTCGCGGCCGTGGTGGCTAACATCATCGGTGCGGATGATGTCTATGCCGTGCGTCATGTGGTGTGTGCCTTGGTGGGAGTTCTGGGTGTAATCACGATCGGTTTGTTTGGATTACGTTTCGGGGGAGGATTGTGTGGATTGATTTCCATGTTGTTACTCTTTTTCTCTCCTCGATTTTTTGGGCATAGCATGAATAACTTGAAGGATATTCCTTTTGCCGTCGGGTATTTGGTGGCCATATTCTATTTTGTACGGATGTTCGATCGCTATCCCGTGGTTAAATTGCGTCACATGATCGGTGCCATGCTGGGAATCGCGTTGGCATTGGGAACTCGTTCCGGGGGCTTGCTTTTGTTCCCGTATTTGTTGATGTATGGCGGTTTGTTCTACATTTTACGGGTTGGGTTCAAGGAGTTCTATAAATTTATGAAATACCGTAAAGAAGTTGAAAACATCCTGTTCTTGATTGTACTCGTCCTGTTTGTCGGTTATTTCTTGTCTATCATCACGTGGCCCTTTGCATTGGCTCGCCCGTTTGCTAATGTGGTCGTATCTTTGAAGGAATTCACGAATTATAATATCGGGTTGCGTACGATATTCGAGGGAAAACAAATGATGTCGAATATGCTGCCCGTTCATTATGCCCCGAAATACTTGCTGATCGGGTCTCCCTTGGTCGTGGTGATCGGTTTTATCGGGTATCTCTTTTTCATGATTTTCCGGAAGAGAGAATTCTCCTTACCCTCCTTTTTCATTTTATTCGCGCTGGTATTTCCCGTATTTTGGGTCATTTATCAGAAATCGAATTTGTACGGGGGTATTCGTCATTTGTTGTTCGTGATGCCTTTCATGGTGTTGCTGGCTGCCCGGTTCTGGACGTTAATGCTGTCCGTTTCCCCTAAATATTTGAAAGGGATCACGGTGGTCGTGTTTGTCGGGTTGTTGTTCCTGCCTGCGCGTCACATGGCCGTGAATCATCCCAATGACTATGTTTATTTCAACGAGTTGGTGGGAGGCGTACGAGGTGCTTACGGGGATTACGAAACGGACTACTATTATAATTCGTTGAAAAAAGGGGTGGATTGGTTCAAGAAGAACGTGGATTATAAAGGACGTCCTCTACGGATCGTGACAAATCATAGTGCGAACTTACAACATTATTTCCGGAAGGATACGAATATAACCATCGTGTATAGCCGGTATTACGATAAGTTCAGTAAGGAGTGGGATTACATGATATTCGATAACGTGTATATCAATAGTTTCCAATTGAAAAATGGTCTTTTCCCCGTGAAAGAGGGCTTCCTGTACTCGGTCGATGTTGACGGGTTGCCGATGTGCGTGGTGGGAGAGAGAAGGTCTCTGGAAGATTACGAGGCGATCAAACTGGAGGAAGAGAAGAAATATCCGGAAGCCATCGCGAAACTGGAAAATTATTTGAAAGATTACCCGTGGAACGAGGAGATGTGGATGCGTTTATCTCGGATGTACTACACGATCGGCAAGCCGGAGGAGGCTCTTCGGTGTACGGGCGAATCGTTGAAATGGCAACCGCAGTTGATGGATGCATTGAATATCAGGGTGCTGAGTGCATTGGATTTGAAGAAGTTCACGACAGCCCATCAAGCAGTTGACGCCATGCTAGCCCAAAATGACGTGGCATCTTCTTCTTATTATTTGAAGGGATTGATTTATTACACGGAGGGAAAGGACAAGGAGGCTCTGGACTATGTCAATAAGGCATTGAGATATAACGGGGGAAACGCGCAGGCTTTGGCCTTGGGCGGGGATATTCTGCGGCGAAACGGGAGCTACTCGCAAGCCATTGGACCTTACGAGAAGATTGTGAGAGCCAAACGGGCAGACGAGCGGGTGTTGCTTTCTTTGGCAGAATGTTATTGCCGCGTAAATAATTACAAATTGCTGGAACAAGTCACCTCGTTGTTGCGCGAGCAAGGACATGATAAAGCAGCGTTGCAGAAAATTGAGCTCCGGGCTTTGATTCAACAAAAACGCATGGAAGAGGCTGAACAATTGTTAAAACAGATGAGTGGGGTTAAAGAGGATAGCGAATTTTTGGTATTACGTGCGTTGTGTGAACTCGCGGCGGGACGCCGGGCTGCAGCTACAGAAATGACTCAAAAGGCGCTAGAACTGGACCCGAAGAACAGGGAAGCGGTTGAATTGCGGCATGTCTTGTCGAAAGAAATGGAAATCCGAAAATAA
- the dnaK gene encoding molecular chaperone DnaK: protein MGKIIGIDLGTTNSCVAVMEGNEPVVIPNSEGRRTTPSIVAFVDNGERKVGDPAKRQAITNPTRTIYSIKRFMGETFDQVDKEINRVAYKVVRGENNTPRVEIGDRKYSPQEISAMILQKMKKTAEDYLGQEVSEAVITVPAYFNDAQRQATKEAGEIAGLSVKRIINEPTAAALAYGLDKQDKDMKIAVFDLGGGTFDISILELGDGVFEVKSTDGDTHLGGDDFDDVIINWLADEFKKDENVDIRKDPMAHQRLKEAAEKAKIELSSSTSTEINLPYIFPVDGIPKHLVRTLTRSQFEQLTDHLIQATIEPCRRALKNANVSASDISEVILVGGSTRIPAVQKKVEEFFGKAPSKGVNPDEVVAVGAAIQGGVLTGEVKDVLLLDVTPLSLGIETLGGVMTKLIESNTTIPTKKSEVFSTAADNQPSVEIHVLQGERPLAKDNKTIGRFHLDGLPPAPRGVPQIEVSFDIDANGILKVSAKDKATGKEQSIRIEASSGLSDADIKRMKDEAAANAEADKKEKERIDTINKADSMIFQTEKQLKEFGDKLPADKKQPIETALQKLKDAHKAQDVAAINSAIDELNNVFQAASQEMYNAQQQQGGTQQGAPHADQQQQTNNGGKDQEVTDVDFEEVK from the coding sequence ATGGGAAAGATTATTGGTATAGACTTGGGAACCACGAACTCTTGCGTTGCCGTGATGGAAGGTAACGAACCGGTGGTGATCCCGAACAGTGAAGGTAGGAGAACAACACCATCTATTGTTGCTTTTGTTGACAATGGCGAACGAAAAGTAGGTGATCCTGCAAAACGTCAGGCTATCACAAACCCGACGAGAACAATATATTCTATCAAACGTTTCATGGGTGAAACATTTGATCAAGTAGACAAAGAGATTAACCGTGTAGCTTACAAAGTAGTAAGAGGAGAAAACAATACCCCGCGTGTTGAAATCGGTGACCGTAAATACTCCCCGCAAGAAATCTCAGCCATGATTCTTCAGAAAATGAAGAAAACAGCCGAGGATTACTTGGGACAAGAAGTATCGGAAGCGGTAATTACGGTTCCCGCGTACTTCAACGACGCTCAACGTCAAGCCACGAAAGAAGCCGGAGAAATCGCCGGATTGAGTGTAAAACGTATTATCAACGAGCCGACTGCCGCAGCATTGGCTTACGGGTTGGATAAACAAGATAAAGATATGAAAATCGCCGTCTTCGACTTGGGAGGTGGTACCTTTGATATTTCTATCTTGGAATTAGGTGATGGCGTGTTCGAGGTAAAATCAACCGATGGTGATACACACCTGGGAGGTGACGATTTCGATGACGTAATCATCAACTGGTTGGCTGACGAGTTCAAGAAAGACGAAAACGTGGATATCCGGAAAGACCCGATGGCTCACCAACGTTTGAAAGAGGCTGCCGAGAAAGCTAAAATCGAGCTTTCAAGTTCAACCTCCACGGAAATCAACCTGCCGTACATATTCCCGGTTGACGGAATTCCAAAACACTTGGTAAGAACCTTGACCCGGTCACAATTCGAGCAATTGACGGATCACTTGATACAAGCTACCATCGAGCCTTGCCGTCGTGCATTAAAGAATGCCAACGTGAGTGCATCAGACATCAGCGAAGTTATTCTAGTAGGTGGTTCTACTCGTATTCCGGCTGTTCAGAAGAAAGTTGAAGAATTCTTTGGCAAAGCACCTTCCAAGGGAGTTAACCCGGATGAAGTTGTAGCCGTAGGTGCTGCCATTCAGGGTGGTGTGTTGACCGGAGAGGTAAAAGACGTGTTGTTACTTGACGTAACCCCGCTTTCTTTAGGTATCGAGACTCTAGGTGGAGTGATGACGAAATTAATCGAATCCAACACCACGATCCCGACCAAGAAGTCAGAAGTATTCTCCACGGCTGCCGACAACCAACCGTCTGTTGAGATTCACGTGTTACAAGGAGAACGTCCTTTGGCAAAAGACAACAAGACAATCGGACGTTTCCACTTGGATGGACTACCACCAGCCCCGCGTGGAGTGCCACAGATCGAGGTTAGTTTTGACATCGATGCCAACGGTATTCTGAAAGTATCTGCAAAAGATAAAGCTACCGGAAAAGAGCAATCCATCCGTATCGAGGCTTCATCAGGACTTTCCGATGCCGACATCAAGAGAATGAAGGACGAGGCGGCCGCTAATGCAGAAGCTGATAAAAAGGAGAAAGAGCGGATCGACACGATTAATAAAGCCGACAGCATGATCTTCCAAACGGAAAAACAATTAAAAGAATTTGGAGATAAATTACCTGCCGACAAGAAACAACCCATCGAGACAGCCCTGCAAAAACTGAAAGATGCTCACAAAGCTCAGGATGTTGCTGCCATCAATTCGGCTATCGATGAATTGAACAACGTGTTCCAAGCAGCTTCTCAAGAAATGTACAACGCCCAACAACAACAAGGCGGTACACAACAAGGAGCCCCTCACGCTGATCAACAACAACAAACGAACAACGGAGGAAAAGATCAGGAAGTAACTGACGTTGACTTCGAAGAAGTGAAATGA
- a CDS encoding sensor histidine kinase has protein sequence MYKCMLSHEIMNSIAPVTSLSDTLLSMHADPEIAPDDLKRNTENGLKVISETGKGLISFVESYRKFTRIPRPERELINLNEFIQRVVILSSTEPNFPEVKIDICIQPDDLKVFADPNLMGQVLLNLMKNAFYALRGRADACITLSAEQGATGKVLIRVRDNGPGIPPEIMNEIFVPFFTTKEEGSGIGLSISRQIMRMHGGNLKASSIAGKETVFTIII, from the coding sequence GTGTATAAGTGTATGCTATCGCACGAGATCATGAACTCGATCGCCCCCGTAACCTCTTTAAGCGACACGTTACTTTCCATGCACGCGGACCCGGAAATCGCTCCCGACGATTTGAAACGCAACACGGAAAACGGGTTGAAGGTGATCAGTGAAACGGGCAAAGGCTTAATCTCTTTCGTGGAATCCTATCGCAAGTTTACCCGCATCCCCCGTCCCGAACGGGAATTGATCAACTTGAACGAATTTATCCAGCGGGTGGTGATCCTGAGCAGCACGGAACCGAATTTCCCGGAAGTCAAGATCGATATTTGCATCCAACCGGACGACTTGAAAGTATTTGCTGACCCGAACCTCATGGGGCAAGTCCTTTTGAACTTGATGAAAAACGCGTTTTACGCTTTGCGGGGTAGGGCAGACGCTTGCATCACCCTTTCGGCTGAACAAGGGGCTACGGGCAAGGTGTTGATCCGGGTACGGGACAATGGCCCCGGCATTCCTCCCGAAATCATGAACGAGATATTCGTCCCCTTCTTTACCACCAAAGAAGAGGGGTCTGGCATCGGGCTAAGCATCTCCCGTCAGATTATGCGAATGCACGGTGGTAATCTAAAAGCTTCCTCCATAGCGGGTAAGGAAACGGTCTTCACGATTATTATCTGA
- a CDS encoding ABC transporter permease has product MNYMQHMDLGFNQENILYFYWPDNELRYETLKQELRHHPAIFNASNGYPLPCYERAESITVPNQPEKTIKARIILGDADYIDTYQIQLREGRCLKKYNYPIDLKEFARIRPNHIREAIVNQSLVKALQLEHPLETILNLWDYEYLLKIVGVVDDFQYFPLYKYTEPAIIMYEFPQISSTMIVHYQTGEFQNVYRYIRTMFQEKFPNTVFKCEEYNFSELYGKDIAVVKLIILFALITILIGGMGIFAFSTFMVESKTREVALRKVNGATEWQIMQLFNQQFFTRVLLACFIGLPVAYYASKEWLKGFAYKIEIHAGLFIFVFLTSVFVVLAITTWQTRKAARQNPIDTLKTE; this is encoded by the coding sequence ATGAACTATATGCAACACATGGATTTGGGTTTCAATCAGGAAAACATCTTATATTTTTACTGGCCGGACAATGAATTGCGATACGAAACCCTAAAACAAGAACTGCGACATCACCCTGCCATATTTAACGCCAGTAATGGTTACCCCCTCCCATGTTACGAAAGAGCCGAGTCGATCACAGTACCTAACCAACCGGAGAAAACTATTAAAGCTCGTATTATTCTCGGCGATGCTGACTATATCGATACTTACCAAATTCAACTTCGGGAAGGCCGATGCTTAAAAAAGTATAACTATCCTATTGATCTGAAAGAATTTGCAAGAATCCGTCCCAATCATATCCGGGAAGCTATCGTTAACCAGTCTCTCGTGAAAGCTCTTCAACTAGAACACCCGTTGGAAACCATTCTCAACTTATGGGATTATGAGTACCTTCTCAAAATAGTGGGGGTCGTGGACGATTTCCAGTATTTCCCACTATACAAATACACGGAGCCCGCAATCATCATGTACGAATTTCCTCAAATATCCTCCACGATGATCGTTCACTACCAAACGGGAGAATTCCAAAACGTGTACCGTTATATCCGGACAATGTTTCAAGAGAAATTTCCCAATACCGTTTTTAAATGTGAAGAATACAATTTTTCAGAATTATACGGCAAAGATATCGCTGTTGTTAAACTCATCATTTTGTTCGCCCTCATAACTATTCTCATCGGTGGTATGGGTATTTTCGCGTTCTCTACTTTTATGGTTGAAAGTAAGACCCGGGAAGTCGCCCTACGTAAAGTAAACGGAGCTACCGAATGGCAGATCATGCAACTCTTTAATCAACAATTCTTCACGAGAGTTCTCCTAGCTTGTTTTATCGGTCTGCCCGTTGCTTACTATGCCTCGAAAGAATGGTTAAAAGGATTCGCTTACAAGATTGAAATACACGCAGGATTATTTATATTTGTTTTCCTCACTTCCGTCTTTGTCGTCCTCGCCATCACAACTTGGCAGACTCGAAAGGCTGCCCGTCAAAACCCGATAGATACTCTTAAAACCGAATAG